In uncultured Bacteroides sp., the following proteins share a genomic window:
- a CDS encoding DUF6769 family protein, which yields MRKKRFTGWLLLLVSMLVLIVPVLPHHHHFDNEICLQGDADSPTKPHHQADEDCDGYCITKLNFSVPHHDVNVQPHFWQVVTLFPASFIHSLLPPKLESFDRLSFYIESLHGAGISRTISLRAPPTL from the coding sequence ATGAGAAAGAAGAGGTTTACCGGATGGCTTTTATTGCTAGTCAGCATGTTGGTGCTGATTGTACCGGTATTACCCCATCATCATCATTTTGATAATGAAATTTGTCTGCAGGGTGATGCAGATTCTCCTACAAAACCTCATCATCAGGCTGATGAAGATTGTGATGGCTATTGCATTACCAAACTTAATTTCTCGGTTCCGCATCATGATGTTAATGTTCAGCCCCATTTCTGGCAGGTTGTAACACTTTTCCCGGCTTCTTTTATACACTCATTACTTCCGCCGAAGCTGGAATCTTTTGATCGACTTTCCTTTTATATTGAATCTCTTCATGGTGCGGGTATTTCCCGAACCATAAGTCTTCGTGCCCCGCCCACACTTTAA
- a CDS encoding CusA/CzcA family heavy metal efflux RND transporter, with the protein MIERIIHFSIKNKFIIGLFVVALIGWGTYSLTRLPIDAIPDITNNQVQIISLAPSLAVQEVESAITAPIEVAVANIPDIIELRSISRLGLSVITVVFKDNVDVYWARQQLSERLREAEEAIPPGLAKTELAPISSGLGEIFQYRLAVDKGYEHKYTPMELRTIQDWVVRREMLGTQGVADINSYGGFVKQYEIAVNPERLRSMNLTLTDIFGALEKNNENTGSAYIDKKPTAYFIRGIGLVKTLEDIEKIVVKSNSSGIPVLIRDIATVQYGNATRYGAFVVDTTEAVGGVVMMLKGANAHEVIDNVETRIASIQKSLPKGVKIEPFLNRSDLVGRAIGTVSRNLIEGALIVIFILVLLLGNIRAGLIVASVIPLSMLFAISLMNLFGVSGNLMSLGAIDFGLIVDGAVIIVESVVHRITQGKLHNSGVKVLSQDQMDESVLESAKRMMSSATFGQVIILIVYLPIMALVGIEGKMFRPMAQVVTFALIGAAILSLTYVPMASALFLSKKTEHKQSFSDKLMDKIHKAFNPVIAFALKRKLLVSISAIVLFLSSLFVFSSLGGEFIPQLEEGDLAAGVVTLQGGSLSNTVEMVEKANKILLDNFPEVKHVVCKIGAGEIPTDPTPMETGDYIITLKDKSEWTSAKTREELVEKMQEKLIPLAGVKFEFQQPIQMRSNELLSGSKQDVAVKIFGDDLNTLADKAADVEKIIKKVPGVEDINVEKVTGLAQIQVNFNRDRLAQYGLSIDDVNRVLRAAFAGSQAGVVYDEEKRFDLVVRLDKDYRQDLDDVKNLSVAAPNGEQIPFEQLADISIKSGPAQVSREDTKRRITIGFNVRNRDVESVINDVTAKINKQVSLPTGYYVSYGGQFKNLEAAKDRLAIALPVALLLIFVLLFFTFHSVKQTLLIYTAVPMSAIGGIFALWIRGMNFSISAGVGFIALFGVAVLNGIVLISEFNRLEKKGVDDITERVLKGLQTRLRPVIMTAAAASLGFLPMALSTSAGAEVQKPLATVVIGGLITATLLTLIILPVFYILFSTHSFRALFKRKSTKVLSVSLFLLLGSAAFNNAEAQQSKSVSLHDAIQLALENNLSVRSSTYSVDVQKALKGASLDLGKTNIDMQYGQFNSYSKDNGYTVSQSFAFPMVYINQNKLANAKVKSSEWQLKGSQLEIATQVKQVYWQLAYLRSKQSLLSYQDSLFTGFLKAAELRSKVGETNKLEMITARSQSLEVKNRLRQVIADIGIFNRKLQTLLNTNILLSPADTVLKRINYVPVIDSAAVSQNPSLGYVQQQVEVSQFERKLEKSKMMPDFSIGYSSQTLIGTEDVNGIQRTFGKGDRFTGVRVGVAVPLWFVSSTSKNKAAKISEKIARTNAESYSKELSGSYRSLIDEYSKYLGSVDYYEQQAIPEADLIIEQSTRSYKSGSMDYLDYVLSLDRALNIRQNYLDALNSYNQTIINIEYVTGKTF; encoded by the coding sequence ATGATAGAACGTATCATACATTTTTCGATAAAGAATAAATTCATTATCGGATTATTTGTTGTAGCTTTGATAGGTTGGGGAACGTATTCGCTTACCCGTTTGCCTATTGATGCTATACCCGATATTACTAATAATCAGGTGCAGATTATTTCACTAGCACCATCACTGGCAGTTCAGGAGGTTGAAAGTGCCATTACCGCACCTATAGAAGTTGCAGTAGCCAATATTCCTGATATTATTGAGCTTCGCTCTATTTCACGTTTAGGGTTATCGGTTATAACCGTAGTGTTTAAAGACAACGTAGATGTTTACTGGGCACGTCAGCAATTAAGCGAGCGGTTAAGAGAGGCAGAAGAGGCAATTCCTCCCGGACTTGCAAAAACAGAGCTTGCCCCTATTTCATCCGGTTTGGGAGAGATCTTCCAATACCGTCTTGCCGTAGACAAAGGATATGAACACAAATATACCCCAATGGAATTGCGAACCATTCAAGATTGGGTGGTTCGCCGTGAGATGCTTGGTACACAGGGCGTGGCTGACATTAACAGTTATGGAGGTTTTGTAAAACAGTATGAAATAGCTGTAAATCCTGAAAGGCTTAGATCCATGAACCTTACATTAACAGATATTTTCGGAGCTCTCGAAAAAAACAATGAGAACACAGGAAGTGCTTACATTGATAAGAAACCTACTGCATATTTTATTCGCGGTATCGGTCTTGTGAAAACCCTCGAAGATATTGAAAAGATTGTTGTAAAGTCTAATTCATCTGGCATTCCTGTTTTAATAAGAGATATAGCCACCGTGCAATATGGTAATGCTACCCGTTATGGTGCATTTGTTGTTGACACAACAGAAGCTGTGGGAGGTGTAGTAATGATGCTTAAGGGGGCTAATGCTCATGAGGTTATTGATAACGTTGAAACCCGAATTGCATCTATTCAGAAATCCTTGCCAAAAGGTGTAAAAATAGAGCCGTTCCTTAATCGTTCAGATCTTGTGGGACGTGCTATTGGTACTGTTTCCCGAAACCTTATTGAAGGTGCTTTAATCGTAATATTCATTCTCGTATTATTGCTGGGAAATATCAGGGCCGGGCTAATTGTTGCTTCAGTTATCCCGCTTTCCATGCTATTTGCCATTTCGCTGATGAACTTATTTGGTGTGTCGGGTAACCTAATGAGCTTGGGAGCTATCGACTTTGGATTGATTGTGGATGGTGCGGTTATTATTGTAGAAAGCGTGGTACACCGCATTACTCAGGGGAAATTACACAATTCGGGTGTGAAAGTTCTTTCGCAGGATCAAATGGATGAAAGTGTTCTTGAATCTGCCAAACGAATGATGAGCTCAGCAACTTTCGGACAAGTTATTATTCTGATTGTTTACTTGCCAATTATGGCATTGGTAGGCATTGAAGGTAAGATGTTCCGTCCAATGGCTCAGGTGGTTACTTTTGCATTGATAGGGGCTGCAATCCTTTCGCTCACTTATGTACCAATGGCTTCTGCATTGTTTCTCAGTAAAAAGACAGAGCATAAGCAGAGCTTTTCTGATAAGCTGATGGATAAGATACACAAAGCCTTTAATCCTGTCATAGCTTTTGCTCTTAAACGTAAATTGCTGGTTTCCATTTCTGCAATTGTATTGTTCTTGTCCAGTCTGTTTGTATTCAGCAGTTTGGGTGGTGAATTTATTCCCCAACTCGAAGAAGGTGATCTAGCAGCCGGAGTTGTTACTTTGCAGGGAGGTTCGCTCTCAAATACTGTTGAGATGGTTGAGAAAGCAAATAAGATTTTGCTTGATAATTTCCCGGAGGTAAAGCATGTGGTTTGTAAGATTGGTGCCGGTGAGATTCCTACAGATCCTACGCCAATGGAAACAGGCGACTATATTATTACGTTGAAAGATAAGAGCGAATGGACATCGGCTAAGACACGTGAAGAACTGGTTGAGAAGATGCAGGAAAAGCTTATTCCTCTTGCCGGAGTAAAATTCGAGTTTCAACAGCCTATACAAATGCGTTCCAACGAACTCCTTTCCGGTTCCAAGCAAGATGTTGCCGTTAAAATATTTGGTGACGATCTCAATACTTTGGCCGATAAAGCTGCTGATGTGGAAAAGATTATAAAAAAGGTTCCGGGAGTTGAAGATATAAATGTAGAGAAAGTAACAGGTCTGGCACAAATACAGGTAAACTTCAATCGTGACCGTTTGGCACAATACGGACTTTCTATCGATGATGTAAACCGGGTTCTACGTGCTGCATTTGCCGGTAGTCAGGCTGGGGTTGTATATGACGAAGAAAAACGTTTTGATCTGGTTGTTCGTCTGGATAAAGATTACCGCCAGGATCTTGATGATGTAAAGAACTTGTCGGTTGCAGCACCAAACGGAGAACAAATACCTTTTGAACAGCTTGCTGATATATCTATAAAATCCGGTCCGGCTCAGGTTTCAAGAGAAGATACCAAACGCCGTATTACTATTGGATTTAATGTTCGTAACAGAGACGTTGAAAGTGTTATTAATGATGTGACAGCTAAGATAAATAAACAAGTAAGCCTCCCCACAGGTTATTATGTATCTTATGGTGGTCAGTTTAAAAATCTGGAAGCAGCTAAAGACAGACTTGCAATAGCCTTGCCGGTTGCATTGCTTTTAATCTTTGTTTTGTTGTTCTTTACTTTCCATTCTGTAAAACAGACCCTACTTATATACACGGCAGTACCGATGTCTGCCATTGGTGGTATCTTTGCACTGTGGATACGTGGCATGAACTTCTCAATTTCTGCGGGAGTAGGTTTCATAGCCTTGTTTGGTGTGGCTGTGCTTAATGGTATAGTACTTATCTCAGAGTTCAACCGATTGGAAAAGAAAGGTGTTGATGATATAACGGAAAGAGTACTTAAAGGATTGCAAACACGTTTACGTCCTGTTATAATGACGGCTGCTGCTGCTTCGTTGGGCTTTTTACCAATGGCATTGTCAACCTCTGCCGGTGCAGAAGTACAAAAACCTTTAGCTACAGTGGTTATTGGCGGACTTATCACAGCTACTTTGCTTACTCTGATTATTCTTCCGGTATTCTATATCCTGTTCTCTACTCATAGTTTCAGGGCTTTGTTCAAACGTAAATCGACAAAAGTGCTATCTGTTTCGTTGTTTTTACTTTTAGGATCAGCTGCTTTTAATAATGCAGAGGCTCAACAATCAAAGTCAGTCAGTTTGCATGATGCTATTCAATTAGCGTTAGAAAATAATTTATCTGTTCGATCGTCTACATATTCGGTTGATGTGCAAAAGGCATTGAAAGGTGCTTCATTGGATTTAGGTAAAACAAATATTGATATGCAGTATGGCCAGTTTAATTCGTATTCCAAAGATAATGGTTATACTGTATCACAATCGTTTGCTTTTCCTATGGTTTATATTAATCAGAATAAGCTGGCAAATGCTAAAGTGAAAAGCAGTGAATGGCAGCTGAAAGGCTCACAACTTGAGATTGCTACCCAGGTGAAGCAGGTTTATTGGCAATTAGCTTACTTGCGCTCAAAACAAAGCCTATTAAGCTATCAGGATAGTTTGTTTACCGGATTCTTAAAAGCAGCTGAGTTAAGATCAAAAGTAGGTGAAACAAATAAACTGGAGATGATAACTGCACGTTCTCAAAGTCTGGAAGTTAAGAATCGGTTACGTCAGGTAATAGCTGATATAGGTATTTTTAATCGTAAGTTGCAAACCCTTTTAAACACAAATATACTTTTATCTCCTGCTGATACAGTCTTAAAACGAATTAATTATGTACCTGTAATTGATAGTGCTGCAGTCTCTCAAAATCCTTCATTGGGTTATGTTCAGCAGCAGGTAGAGGTTTCGCAGTTTGAGAGAAAACTGGAAAAAAGTAAAATGATGCCCGATTTTAGTATAGGCTATTCCAGTCAAACATTAATTGGTACAGAGGATGTAAATGGCATTCAGCGGACTTTTGGGAAGGGAGACCGTTTTACTGGTGTGCGTGTAGGTGTTGCAGTTCCTCTTTGGTTTGTATCCAGTACTTCAAAAAATAAAGCTGCAAAGATTAGCGAAAAGATAGCTAGAACAAATGCGGAAAGCTATTCAAAAGAACTTTCAGGCAGTTATCGCTCATTGATTGATGAATACAGCAAATACTTGGGTAGTGTAGATTATTACGAGCAACAAGCCATTCCGGAAGCTGATTTAATCATAGAGCAATCTACCCGTAGTTATAAGTCCGGTTCAATGGATTATCTTGATTATGTGCTAAGTCTTGACAGAGCGCTGAATATCAGACAGAATTATCTGGATGCGCTTAACAGCTATAACCAAACCATTATTAATATTGAATATGTTACAGGTAAAACGTTTTAA
- a CDS encoding efflux RND transporter periplasmic adaptor subunit gives MSKYRFFSRFFFVAVTIALVSCNGNKKTAEESKEAEVIPEDIVEMRSDQIKLADIQLGKIEMRSLSGTTKVNGLVSVAPQNLATVCAPMGGYVKKTSLIPGYPVHKGQVLAVIENPEFIDIQQNYLQARNKFKYAEADYKRQSELYKNDVSSQKSYQQVTTDYRNLKAEVNALKQKLSLIGINPAQLTENNIHRSAVITSPIAGYVKTVNVNLGKYVTPADIMFEVVNNDKLFLELTLFDKDAAQVDKGEKIRFFINNEAEQHEAVVYQTGKSVSEDKTYKVYANVLGKCKNVLPGMYVNAVIETSGHSVASVPSDAVVSFDDKDYIFVFDKNKQEGGKPFTEYRMIEVRKGVTDSGYTEIILPEKFNISTAKVVVKGAYNLLSAKKNAGEMSC, from the coding sequence ATGTCAAAATATAGATTTTTCTCCCGATTCTTTTTTGTGGCTGTCACAATAGCTTTGGTATCGTGTAACGGCAATAAAAAGACAGCTGAAGAAAGTAAGGAAGCTGAAGTAATTCCCGAGGATATTGTAGAGATGCGTTCCGATCAGATTAAGCTTGCTGATATTCAGTTGGGAAAAATAGAGATGCGCTCTCTTAGCGGTACAACAAAAGTGAACGGTTTAGTTTCTGTTGCTCCCCAAAATCTGGCAACTGTATGTGCACCAATGGGAGGTTATGTAAAGAAGACCTCTTTAATTCCCGGTTATCCTGTTCATAAGGGACAGGTACTTGCTGTTATTGAAAATCCGGAATTCATTGATATCCAGCAGAACTATCTTCAGGCAAGAAATAAGTTTAAGTATGCCGAGGCAGACTATAAACGTCAATCTGAACTTTACAAGAACGATGTGTCTTCTCAGAAAAGTTATCAACAGGTTACCACTGATTACAGAAATCTTAAAGCAGAGGTAAATGCACTGAAACAAAAGCTTTCTCTTATTGGCATTAATCCTGCCCAGCTTACTGAAAATAATATCCATCGTTCGGCTGTGATAACATCTCCTATTGCCGGATACGTAAAGACGGTGAATGTAAATCTTGGGAAATATGTTACTCCGGCAGATATAATGTTTGAAGTGGTAAATAACGATAAGTTGTTCCTCGAGCTTACTTTATTTGATAAGGATGCAGCTCAGGTAGATAAAGGGGAAAAAATACGTTTCTTCATTAATAATGAAGCAGAGCAACACGAAGCTGTTGTGTATCAAACCGGTAAGTCTGTTAGTGAAGACAAGACTTATAAAGTGTATGCCAATGTTCTTGGAAAGTGCAAAAACGTACTTCCCGGAATGTATGTGAATGCGGTTATTGAAACATCAGGTCATAGCGTTGCTTCTGTTCCGTCGGATGCTGTGGTTAGCTTTGACGATAAAGATTATATTTTTGTGTTCGACAAGAATAAGCAGGAGGGTGGCAAGCCTTTTACCGAATATCGTATGATTGAAGTACGTAAGGGTGTTACTGATAGCGGATATACAGAGATTATATTGCCTGAGAAATTTAATATTAGCACTGCGAAGGTGGTTGTTAAAGGGGCATATAATCTGCTTTCTGCCAAGAAAAATGCAGGAGAGATGAGCTGCTAA
- a CDS encoding type 1 glutamine amidotransferase domain-containing protein, with protein sequence MKILFVLTSHDQLGDTGHKTGFWIEEFAAPYYTLLDAQAIITIASPKGGQPPIDPKSSLPESQTPATVRFNKDEALQEKLAHSLKLSEVKMEDYDAVFYPGGHGPLWDLANDETSIRLIEAFYAANKPIAFVCHAPGVLIKAKAPNGEPLVKGKKVTGFSNSEEEAVLLNKIVPFLLEDELTKLGGHYSKGHDWGSHIKKDGLLITGQNPASSEAVAEELLKALK encoded by the coding sequence ATGAAGATATTGTTTGTACTTACATCCCACGATCAGCTGGGAGATACCGGACATAAAACCGGATTCTGGATAGAAGAGTTTGCAGCACCATATTATACACTATTAGATGCACAGGCTATTATCACTATTGCTTCGCCAAAAGGCGGGCAACCTCCTATTGACCCAAAAAGTTCATTGCCCGAGTCTCAGACTCCTGCTACCGTAAGATTCAATAAAGATGAAGCTTTGCAGGAAAAGTTAGCCCACTCATTGAAATTGAGCGAAGTAAAGATGGAAGATTACGACGCAGTGTTCTACCCCGGCGGGCACGGTCCGTTGTGGGATTTAGCCAATGATGAAACTTCCATCAGGTTAATTGAAGCATTCTATGCCGCCAACAAACCAATAGCATTTGTCTGCCACGCTCCGGGTGTGCTTATCAAGGCCAAAGCGCCGAATGGCGAACCGTTGGTAAAGGGCAAAAAAGTAACGGGATTCTCCAATTCTGAGGAAGAGGCCGTGCTACTGAACAAGATTGTTCCCTTCCTGCTGGAAGATGAATTAACAAAACTAGGCGGCCATTACAGTAAAGGTCACGATTGGGGCTCACACATAAAGAAAGATGGCTTACTGATTACGGGACAAAACCCGGCCTCATCAGAAGCAGTAGCCGAAGAATTACTGAAAGCATTAAAATAA
- the metA gene encoding homoserine O-succinyltransferase has product MPLNLPDKLPAIELLKEENIFVIDNSRASQQDIRPLKIVILNLMPIKITTETDLIRLLSNTPLQLEISFMKLKSHTSKNTPVEHMKAFYEDFEKMKNEKYDGMIITGAPVEQMDYQDVTYWGEITEIFDWARTHVTSTLYICWAAQAGLYHYYGVPKYPLDKKTFGVFNHTPKDSLNPIFRGFDDVFYVPHSRHTEIRREDVLKVPEIEILSESDEAGVYLVMGRNGREFFVTGHSEYSPLTLDEEYKRDLEKGLEIEMPCNYYRDNNPDNAPLVRWRGHANLLFSNWLNYFVYQETPFNIDDIK; this is encoded by the coding sequence ATGCCGTTAAATTTACCTGATAAATTACCTGCCATTGAGCTGCTGAAGGAAGAGAATATCTTCGTGATTGATAATTCACGCGCCAGTCAGCAGGATATTCGTCCACTGAAGATTGTGATTCTCAATCTGATGCCGATCAAAATTACCACAGAAACCGATTTGATTCGCCTGTTGTCAAACACGCCTCTCCAATTGGAAATCTCTTTTATGAAGCTGAAAAGCCATACTTCGAAGAATACTCCCGTAGAGCACATGAAAGCTTTCTATGAAGACTTTGAGAAAATGAAAAATGAGAAGTATGATGGTATGATTATCACCGGCGCTCCTGTGGAACAAATGGATTACCAGGATGTTACTTACTGGGGCGAGATAACGGAAATCTTTGACTGGGCCAGAACTCACGTTACGTCTACACTTTATATCTGCTGGGCTGCTCAGGCCGGGCTGTATCATTACTATGGCGTGCCCAAATATCCGCTGGATAAAAAGACGTTTGGTGTGTTTAACCATACTCCAAAAGATTCCCTTAACCCAATTTTCCGTGGCTTTGATGATGTGTTCTATGTACCTCACAGTCGCCATACGGAAATTCGCCGGGAAGATGTATTGAAAGTGCCCGAGATTGAGATTCTTTCTGAGTCTGATGAGGCAGGAGTATACCTGGTAATGGGAAGAAACGGAAGGGAGTTCTTCGTGACCGGACATTCAGAATACTCACCTCTTACTCTTGATGAGGAATATAAACGTGACCTTGAAAAAGGACTCGAAATAGAAATGCCGTGTAATTACTATCGCGATAATAATCCGGACAATGCACCGCTGGTTCGCTGGCGTGGACATGCCAATCTGTTGTTTTCCAACTGGTTGAATTACTTTGTTTATCAGGAAACTCCGTTTAATATTGACGATATCAAATGA
- a CDS encoding U32 family peptidase: protein MMKPRKIELLAPAKNLECGIEAINHGADAVYIGAPKFSARAAAGNTLEDIAALVEHAHLYNAKIHVALNTILRDDELKETEELIWELYKVGVDALIVQDMSITRMNLPPIALHASTQNDNRTPEKVQFMEATGFEQVVLPRELSLAEIKKIHEATDVALEVFVHGALCVSYSGQCYVSQALYGRSANRGECAQVCRLPFNLVDANGEVIVRNKHLLSLKDLNQSDHLEELLDAGVTSLKIEGRLKDVSYVKNVTAYYRKKLDEIIERRPEYIRASSGHCKYEFTPQLDKSFSRGATNYFLFNRSKDMSSMDTPKSLGEEMGTVKELRGNYLTVAGVKSFNNGDGVCYINEQGDLTGFRINKVETNKLFPHEMPDVKPRTVLYRNFDQEFEKLLARKSAERKIDLEINLTENNFGFTLSLKDEDGNAVSVTLPREKELARTPQADNLRNQLSKLGNTPFEAARIDVEFQENWFIQASALAELRREAVDKLLQTRKINFRPSSKKIVPTSHPFPKTELTYLGNVMNAEAESFYLDHGVKSVQPAFEKVPVEGATVMFCKYCIRYNMGYCPVHQGGKSPYTEPYYLTYKDKKFRLSFDCKKCEMKVINEQ, encoded by the coding sequence ATGATGAAACCAAGAAAAATAGAGCTACTGGCTCCTGCAAAAAATCTGGAGTGTGGTATAGAAGCGATTAATCATGGAGCAGATGCGGTGTATATCGGTGCACCTAAATTCAGTGCGCGGGCTGCTGCCGGAAATACATTGGAAGATATTGCCGCATTGGTGGAGCATGCTCATCTGTATAATGCTAAGATTCACGTTGCCCTTAACACAATTCTTCGCGATGACGAACTAAAGGAGACCGAAGAGCTGATATGGGAACTATATAAAGTGGGTGTCGATGCGCTTATTGTGCAGGATATGTCCATAACCCGAATGAATTTGCCGCCTATTGCCCTTCATGCAAGTACGCAGAATGACAACCGTACACCTGAAAAGGTGCAGTTTATGGAAGCAACCGGATTTGAACAGGTGGTGCTTCCGCGAGAACTTTCCCTGGCAGAGATAAAGAAAATACATGAAGCTACTGATGTTGCTCTGGAAGTGTTTGTTCACGGCGCTTTGTGCGTGAGCTATAGCGGACAGTGCTACGTGAGTCAGGCTCTTTATGGCAGAAGTGCCAATAGGGGAGAGTGTGCACAGGTTTGTCGCCTTCCGTTCAACCTTGTTGATGCTAACGGAGAGGTGATTGTTCGCAACAAGCACCTGCTTTCACTCAAAGACCTTAACCAGTCCGACCATCTTGAAGAACTGCTGGATGCAGGCGTTACTTCACTGAAAATTGAAGGACGACTGAAAGATGTATCGTACGTAAAGAATGTAACGGCCTATTATCGCAAGAAACTTGATGAGATAATTGAACGTCGACCAGAATATATCCGGGCTTCTTCCGGACATTGCAAGTATGAATTTACTCCTCAGCTGGACAAGAGTTTCAGCCGTGGTGCTACAAATTATTTCCTGTTCAATCGCTCCAAAGATATGTCCTCTATGGACACTCCAAAATCCTTGGGCGAGGAGATGGGAACGGTGAAAGAGTTGCGTGGAAACTACCTCACCGTAGCAGGTGTAAAGTCGTTTAACAACGGCGACGGGGTATGTTATATCAACGAACAGGGAGATCTCACCGGTTTCCGCATTAACAAGGTAGAGACTAATAAACTCTTTCCTCACGAAATGCCGGATGTGAAACCCCGTACGGTGCTTTACCGGAATTTCGACCAGGAGTTTGAGAAACTATTGGCACGTAAATCCGCAGAACGGAAGATTGATTTGGAAATCAACCTCACAGAAAATAACTTTGGCTTCACTCTTTCTCTGAAAGATGAAGATGGAAACGCCGTGAGTGTAACACTTCCCCGCGAGAAAGAGCTTGCACGCACTCCGCAAGCGGATAATCTTCGTAATCAGTTGAGTAAGCTTGGCAATACACCGTTTGAAGCTGCGAGAATTGATGTGGAGTTTCAGGAAAACTGGTTCATCCAAGCTTCAGCCCTGGCAGAATTAAGACGGGAGGCTGTTGATAAGTTGCTTCAGACACGGAAGATTAATTTCCGCCCTTCATCAAAGAAAATTGTTCCTACCAGTCATCCGTTCCCGAAAACCGAACTTACCTATCTGGGTAACGTGATGAATGCTGAGGCTGAGTCGTTCTATCTGGATCATGGGGTGAAGAGTGTTCAGCCCGCTTTCGAAAAAGTTCCGGTGGAAGGTGCCACGGTGATGTTCTGTAAGTACTGTATTCGCTATAATATGGGTTATTGTCCTGTTCATCAGGGAGGAAAATCGCCCTATACAGAGCCGTATTATCTGACATACAAGGATAAAAAGTTCCGCTTATCGTTTGATTGCAAGAAATGTGAGATGAAAGTGATTAATGAACAATAA